The window TTTCCACATTTAGGACAGTTATCAAAATGGTCAAACGTAGTATACTTGCATTTAGCACAATACATGGTTAACTCTCCTTTTGTTGTTTGGGTAATTTTTTTAATTCTTCTTCTTTTAAAGCCCTTCTTAAAATTTTTCCTACCATTGTTTTTGGTAGTTCTTTTCTAAACTCTACTTGACGCGGAACTTTGTAATTGGCAAGCTTTTCTTTACAAAATTTTATAATTTCTGCTTTTGTGATAGTTTCTCCTTCCTTAGGCACAATATATGCTTTTACTATTTCTCCTCTTGTAGGGCTAGGTATTCCCACAGTTACAGCCTCTTTTACTTTTGGATGCTCATAAAGTACTTCATCTATTTCTCTGGGATAAATATTATACCCTCCAGAGATAATTAAATCTTTTTTTCTGTCAACAATAAAAAAATAACCTTCCTCATCCATATAAGCTATATCTCCAGTATAAAGCCAATTGTTTCTAAGTACATTTGCTGTTTCATCAGGTCTATTCCAATATCCTTTCATTACCTGAGGGCCTTTTATTATTAATTCTCCTACTTTACCAGGGGGCAGAGGTACTGTGCCGACTTCCATATCTACAATACAGGCATCTGTATCTGGAAAGGGTAAACCAATAGAACCATATTTCTTTTTTCCTTTTAGAGGATTTAAGTGGGTTATTGGAGAGGCTTCAGTAAGTCCATATCCTTCTATTATTTCTGCGCCTGTTAACTTTTTAAATCTTTCAATTAATTCTACAGGAATTGGAGCAGATCCTGAAATACAATATTTTATGGAAGATAAATCAAATTTTTGAAGATTTTTTTGTTGCAAAATAGCTGTAAATATAGATGGTGCTGAGGGGAAGATAGTGGGTTTTAATTTATCTATGATTTTTAAGACGTCTAAAGGGGAAAATCTAGGCATTGGTATAATAGTGGCTCCAATAGCAGTAGCGAAATTTACACAAACAGTTAATCCATAGATATGAAAAAACGGCAAAATAGCAAGAAAGGTATTTTTTTCATTTTTCATTTCATGTAGTATATGTATACATTGCTGAATATTTGTACCCATGTTGTAATGGGTTAACATAACCCCTTTGGAAACACCTGTTGTCCCTCCTGTATATTGGAGTAGCGCAATATCATTTAAGGGATTTGGTCTAAATTTAATTGATTTATTATTTTTGTTTAATAGTGTTTTCCAAGGAATTACTTGGGAAGAGAATTTAATTTTAGGAGAAGTTTTTTCTCTTGTTGTTTTAATTTTGTATAAAAGATTTAAAGGAAATTTTAAACAGTCACTTATTTTTGTTATAAATATTTTTTGAATTGGTAAATGAGGTAACATTTTATTGATTTTAGACCAAAGTAAATCAAGAGTAATAAGAAATTTTGCTTGAGAATCATTGAAATGGTGGAGTATTTCCTTTTCCATGTAGAGAGGATTTGTCATTACTATTACTCCACCAGCTTTTAAAGCTCCCCAATAACTTAAAATAGTTTGAGGTAAATTGGGAAGTATAATAGCTATTCGGTCTCCTGGACGAAGACCTTGTTTTTTTAAGTTAGAAGCAATAAAGTCTGTTAGGACTTTTAACTTTTTATATGAAATTTTCCAATTATTGAAGATAATAGCAGTTCTGTGAGGATATTTTTGAGCTGTACGATCTAAAAATTCGTAAAGAGGCAGTTTCTCGTAGTGAAGTTTTGGGCTTATGCCTGGATCATAGTGTTTTAGCCATGGTCTTTTAATTTCATCAATAAGCATTGTTTTTCCTTTTGCTATGAAGATAGAAGTCTTTCAGGTAATCTAAAAAAAAAATTCTCGCAAGTTTTGTCTATATTTGAAATGGGGTAGATTATAAGACAATGGATTGACTAGTTAAGAGATGGTGATTACTTGGTAAACTTATGGCAGAGCTCTGCGGTTGAAATTTTTTTCTGCTTAGGGAGGCTAGAAATGAAAAAGCGGGTTTTCTTTTTTAATTTGGTAGTGAGTTTTTTATTTTTGGTTAGTGTGGCATGGGCTGGATTACCTGATTTTACTGAGTTGGCAGAAAAAGCAGGAAAGGCTGTTGTTAATATTGGAACAGTTAAGGTAATAAAAGGACCTAATTTAAGAGGTTTTTTTCATAATTTTCCTAGAGGTGGCACTCCTTTTGATGACTTTTTTGATCAGTTTGAGAAGTTTTTTGGAAGACAATTAGAAAAACCCAGAAAACAGAGATCTCTTGGTTCTGGATTTATTATTTCTCCTGATGGTTATATTGTAACTAATAATCATGTAGTAGAAGGTGCAGATCAAATTAAAGTTACTTTTCATAGTAAAAACGGGGAAAAGACTTATAATGCAAAGATAGTAGGAACAGATCCAGAAACAGATTTAGCCTTGTTAAAAATTAATGCTCATAATTTGCCTACGTTAGAATTTGGAGATTCAGATAAGTTAAAAGTTGGACAGTGGGTTGTGGCAATAGGAAATCCTTTTGGCTTAGATCATACAGTCACTGCTGGTATTGTTAGTGCTAAAGGTAGAGTAATTGGCGAGGGTCCGTATGATAATTTTATTCAAACAGATGCTTCTATTAATCCAGGAAATAGCGGTGGACCTTTGTTAAATTTAGATGGAAAAGTGATAGGTATTAACACCGCAATTATTGCTTCTGGGCAGGGAATAGGTTTTGCGATTCCTAGTAATTTGGCTAAACGCGTAATTGAACAGCTAAAAAAGAACAAAAAAGTAAGACGTGGTTGGTTAGGAGTTACTATTCAAGATGTAGATGAAAATACAGCAAAGGCTTTAGGACTAGAGAAAGCAAAAGGAGCTTTGGTTGCCTCTGTAACTCCTGGAGATCCAGCAGATAAAGCAGGCGTTAAGCCAGGAGATGTGATTATTGCTGTTAATGGAAGACCAGTGGAAGATTCTTCTGATCTTACGAGAAAAATAGGCAATCTTTTACCTGGGACTAAAATTACTATTTCTGTGTGGAGAAAAGGTAAAATAAAAGAATTAAAAGTAATATTAGGAGAAAGAGATTTAAGAAAACTTGCTCGAACAAGTTCTAAAGTCCAGGAATTTACGTTTGGAGAACTTGGTATAAGTGTGAGACCAATTACTCCAAAAGAAGCTAAGGCTTTAGGTTTAAATAGTGTAAAAGGTCTTTTGATTACTGC is drawn from Desulfonauticus submarinus and contains these coding sequences:
- a CDS encoding DegQ family serine endoprotease is translated as MKKRVFFFNLVVSFLFLVSVAWAGLPDFTELAEKAGKAVVNIGTVKVIKGPNLRGFFHNFPRGGTPFDDFFDQFEKFFGRQLEKPRKQRSLGSGFIISPDGYIVTNNHVVEGADQIKVTFHSKNGEKTYNAKIVGTDPETDLALLKINAHNLPTLEFGDSDKLKVGQWVVAIGNPFGLDHTVTAGIVSAKGRVIGEGPYDNFIQTDASINPGNSGGPLLNLDGKVIGINTAIIASGQGIGFAIPSNLAKRVIEQLKKNKKVRRGWLGVTIQDVDENTAKALGLEKAKGALVASVTPGDPADKAGVKPGDVIIAVNGRPVEDSSDLTRKIGNLLPGTKITISVWRKGKIKELKVILGERDLRKLARTSSKVQEFTFGELGISVRPITPKEAKALGLNSVKGLLITAVEDNSLADRSDIRPGDVILEANGHEVDSVHELEKIYLKDAKPKKVLMLLLRRNGQNLFRTISLEDIK
- a CDS encoding long-chain-fatty-acid--CoA ligase; its protein translation is MLIDEIKRPWLKHYDPGISPKLHYEKLPLYEFLDRTAQKYPHRTAIIFNNWKISYKKLKVLTDFIASNLKKQGLRPGDRIAIILPNLPQTILSYWGALKAGGVIVMTNPLYMEKEILHHFNDSQAKFLITLDLLWSKINKMLPHLPIQKIFITKISDCLKFPLNLLYKIKTTREKTSPKIKFSSQVIPWKTLLNKNNKSIKFRPNPLNDIALLQYTGGTTGVSKGVMLTHYNMGTNIQQCIHILHEMKNEKNTFLAILPFFHIYGLTVCVNFATAIGATIIPMPRFSPLDVLKIIDKLKPTIFPSAPSIFTAILQQKNLQKFDLSSIKYCISGSAPIPVELIERFKKLTGAEIIEGYGLTEASPITHLNPLKGKKKYGSIGLPFPDTDACIVDMEVGTVPLPPGKVGELIIKGPQVMKGYWNRPDETANVLRNNWLYTGDIAYMDEEGYFFIVDRKKDLIISGGYNIYPREIDEVLYEHPKVKEAVTVGIPSPTRGEIVKAYIVPKEGETITKAEIIKFCKEKLANYKVPRQVEFRKELPKTMVGKILRRALKEEELKKLPKQQKES